Proteins found in one Rhinolophus ferrumequinum isolate MPI-CBG mRhiFer1 chromosome 9, mRhiFer1_v1.p, whole genome shotgun sequence genomic segment:
- the C9H1orf216 gene encoding UPF0500 protein C1orf216 homolog isoform X1, whose translation MPQPPGWPLKFSFLTAGRKISEKAVAFSNPDQMFAFQPGVAEGGQFLGGPPSGVCQPEFQPDSNSNFMASAKDANENWSGMPGQVEPILMKKSALPSDNQSFQAPGLPEGEVRSPPEGAEIPRAEPEKMGGAGTVSSPLEDNGYASSSLSIDSPSSSPEPACGTPPGPGPSDPFLPSVAQAMQKLQAQERYKEQEKEKHHMHLVMYRRLALLQWIRGLQHQLIDQQARLQESFDTILDNRKELIRCLQQRAAPSRPQDQG comes from the exons atGCCtcagccaccgggctggcccctcaaattttcatttttaactgcaGGCAGAAAGATCAGTGAAAAGGCTGTGGCATTCAGTAATCCAG ACCAAATGTTCGCCTTCCAGCCAGGGGTGGCTGAGGGGGGCCAGTTCCTGGGGGGCCCACCTTCTGGAGTATGTCAGCCTGAGTTCCAACCAGATAGCAACTCCAACTTCATGGCAAGTGCCAAGGATGCCAATGAGAATTGGAGTGGGATGCCAGGCCAAGTGGAGCCCATTCTGATGAAGAAATCCGCGTTGCCCTCTGATAACCAGTCCTTCCAGGCCCCTGGACTTCCTGAGGGGGAGGTCCGAAGCCCACCAGAAGGGGCAGAGATCCCCAGAGCTGAGCCTGAGAAGATGGGTGGTGCTGGCACAGTCAGCTCCCCTCTGGAGGACAATGGCTATGCCAGCAGCTCCCTGAGCATTGACAGCCCCAGCAGCAGCCCTGAGCCTGCCTGTGGGACCCCTCCAGGCCCTGGCCCTTCAGATCCCTTTCTGCCCTCGGTGGCCCAGGCTATGCAGAAGCTGCAGGCTCAAGAACGCTACaaagagcaggagaaggagaagcacCACATGCACTTGGTGATGTACCGTCGCCTGGCTCTGCTCCAGTGGATCCGAGGTCTGCAGCACCAGTTGATTGACCAGCAGGCCCGCCTGCAGGAGAGCTTCGATACCATCCTAGATAACCGGAAGGAGCTTATCCGCTGTCTCCAACAGAGGGCAGCACCATCCAGACCCCAGGACCAGGGCTAA
- the C9H1orf216 gene encoding UPF0500 protein C1orf216 homolog isoform X2: MFAFQPGVAEGGQFLGGPPSGVCQPEFQPDSNSNFMASAKDANENWSGMPGQVEPILMKKSALPSDNQSFQAPGLPEGEVRSPPEGAEIPRAEPEKMGGAGTVSSPLEDNGYASSSLSIDSPSSSPEPACGTPPGPGPSDPFLPSVAQAMQKLQAQERYKEQEKEKHHMHLVMYRRLALLQWIRGLQHQLIDQQARLQESFDTILDNRKELIRCLQQRAAPSRPQDQG, from the coding sequence ATGTTCGCCTTCCAGCCAGGGGTGGCTGAGGGGGGCCAGTTCCTGGGGGGCCCACCTTCTGGAGTATGTCAGCCTGAGTTCCAACCAGATAGCAACTCCAACTTCATGGCAAGTGCCAAGGATGCCAATGAGAATTGGAGTGGGATGCCAGGCCAAGTGGAGCCCATTCTGATGAAGAAATCCGCGTTGCCCTCTGATAACCAGTCCTTCCAGGCCCCTGGACTTCCTGAGGGGGAGGTCCGAAGCCCACCAGAAGGGGCAGAGATCCCCAGAGCTGAGCCTGAGAAGATGGGTGGTGCTGGCACAGTCAGCTCCCCTCTGGAGGACAATGGCTATGCCAGCAGCTCCCTGAGCATTGACAGCCCCAGCAGCAGCCCTGAGCCTGCCTGTGGGACCCCTCCAGGCCCTGGCCCTTCAGATCCCTTTCTGCCCTCGGTGGCCCAGGCTATGCAGAAGCTGCAGGCTCAAGAACGCTACaaagagcaggagaaggagaagcacCACATGCACTTGGTGATGTACCGTCGCCTGGCTCTGCTCCAGTGGATCCGAGGTCTGCAGCACCAGTTGATTGACCAGCAGGCCCGCCTGCAGGAGAGCTTCGATACCATCCTAGATAACCGGAAGGAGCTTATCCGCTGTCTCCAACAGAGGGCAGCACCATCCAGACCCCAGGACCAGGGCTAA